The nucleotide window attatattatgacaATATTATTTGacaataacaatattttttattttttttaatttttttatctgataACTCAAACCAAATCAATTTATTCTTTATCGAGATGGTTTAGTTTGATTTAGAGGGGAATCAATTATGAACCAACCAGAATCAATGAAATTAGAATATGATAACCAAAATTAAAGTATGAGCCCGTGCATCGACACGGGCTTCTCGCTAGTTAGCATTTAAAAAGAAACTCAACCTAAACCCTAAAGATTACATCTTCAAAGATTTTGATGTTTGGCTTTAAAGATCGAAGAATTGGTACAATAGACTTAGTATTAAGTTTTAGGAATTCAAAGTCTATTGTGAAATAAATGAAACTTTTTGGAAAACAATTTCTCTCGGAACTGACCCAATTTCGGATTAAAAAGAAAGTTACCGGTGACAAGATTTGATAAAGCACCCTTTAACAAGTATAAACAAATTACACTTAATATACAGAGAGATATACACAGAGTAGCATTCTTTCTTCCATTCTTGAATTTCCCGGTGAGAAAAATCAACAGTGGAAAACTTCCCGACTTTACTGGGTAAACAGTTAGAAGACCTAACGTGCTATTCCTCGGTCGCACATGCTTGGTTTTCTTTAGTCCAGAGAAAATGTTCCATTGCAATACCTGCCATACTCaaccaagaaagaaaattaaaaatcgcCTTTTCGGTGGGTTTAGGGATGCTCAGATCTGCATAGTTAGGTTTAGTGGGAATTTGTTATCATTGTCAAACTCCTCATAATCTGCGGACGACtatatgaaagaaaatgaaaataaaaaataccaggGAAGAATATTTTTCACCCAGGTAAAATAAAAGCTTTTGGCTTgaaatttataagattttataGTATAGCATATATTAGAGCTTAAACTCCacttcaaagttaaaaaaaaaaaaaaaaaagaagaaaaacagctTCAAATTTCTTGGGTAGTGTATTTTGGGATTTGAAATGATGATGGAAACGaaccaaaaaccaaaaacttCTAACTAGCTTCCTTGAAAGCtccttttttaaaacttttttcatGTAAAATAAAAGTTGATTTTTTGAAAGATCTTTCTTATTTGGCCCAATTTCTGTGAAGTGAAGTTTAGTTTGagaaaactttttttaacttattttctaTATTAGGTTTATTTAGGAaaagtgaaaatagaaaatgaaaaaaaaaagttgttttcacCGTTTTCtatataaactttttaagaCGGGAAACAAAGCAAAACCagtgtgacatttttgtaattaaaagtggaaacaaaaaatgttttcttgATAAGGTCACCCTCCACCCCAATTCTCTGCATCATTCTTGCGACAAGAAGGATAACAGTTTAAGCTTGGGAAGCACACTATTAAGCACACTAATGAGATAGGTAAAACCAATAGCATACCTGTCGCTAAACTTCTCAACAGCATCTGAAGCATATAGAAGGGTTTCATTAGCTTTCTCTAGAACCATGTAAAGCTCCTTCCCTCTTGTGACTCGAGAAATAACCCATGCATTATTTTTTGCTCTAATGCACACCTCTAAGTCTTTTTCACAATTACGGCTATCCAGTTTTGCTCTACTCTTCTCTAACTCCACCTCTTGCCTAAGCTTATTCATAGCAAGTAAGGACTCCTGTACCAGGcacaaaaaagaacaaaagttaaaaatgttttcGAGTCAGTAGGTTCACAGGCAACGAGAGCATTGGTGACAAGTACATTATAGTGCCAAACACAAAAAAGTGCCATCAGAAGCTTGAATAACAAGTCATATCTGTCAATTTAgtataacatattaattaaaaaaaatgggaaaaGGTACCAACACACACCTTTGTTAAAGTTGTAACTTTTGTTGCTGGAGAAGCCCTGGATACATTTCTATCACCATCTACAAGTAAGTAGCGGTACCCACTAACGTGATAAGCATTATCTCCACCCCATCCTTTCGATAGTTTCTCTTCAACTTTCAATATTTTAAGTGATGCCTGATGCAttcagcaaaaataaaaaataaaaaaattatgatcagAGAAAAAGATACATTTGCTAAACATCTCAGTTCAATTTCATATGCTTCCCAACTGAAGAACCACAATGCATTGTCAAACAGACATTATCAGATCATCAAGCAGATCAAATTAGAATCCTATTCAGTGATGAATATTTAGCAGCAGATAGCTTCATTGTACATTTTACTACCGAAGTTTTATTTTGTGCATTTTACTTcatgttttcaattttcacaCATTTTACCAATCTGTTAAATGTGTAATGAACGAAGTCTTGACGTGTCTCTaaaaaacaatttcattttGTCACCAATTTATGCAAAACGACGTCGTTTTGTTACCAAGATGATGGTACattgcacaaaaaaaaattgggtggTAAAATgcgtgaaaataaaaaacatgatgGTAAAATGCTTCCAAAAAAAAGCATTACATCATTTATTACAGGAGACATTAATCCCAAAAAACACAAAGTTCTATTATCCTGAGGAACTATGTGCATTTATTAACAACTTCCCTCAATTACACGCCTTCGTATATTATGTCTGATGTCATAAAATCGCACATAAAGCAATACAAAAGTAAAACACAGAAAACAACAGAATGCACTAGAATAAACTAGCAGAATAATCTATAATCCCTCTCTTAATGAAATGTTGGTGTCACCAATAGAACAGATACAAATCATGTATATAAGCTATGAAAGAGAATTCAATGATACAGTGACCAAAAAATCTCAAAGTACTAACGCTATTATGCTTGGATCGAGAGGAATGTGGcagaaggaaaatgaaaagtaaCATTCTCCACTCTCCCATGTTTGGGAATTCTTTTCAGTAAAAGGGAGAGAGAATAGAAGTGGTAAAAAGTAATTCTAGGGGACATGTTTAGGCATAACATAACAGCAAAAAGGGGTCCTGTCAGTGAATTGTACCATGCATGAAGTTGAACCCTAAATAATATAATGGAAAACACTACAATGTTAAGTGTCAGTTCATATTATGTGCAAAAGCTAATCAGAATTCattaggaaacaaaaaaaatcactatGATAGAAGACTAACATTTTCAACAACTTGCTGCCTCACTGCCGACACACCTTGCTCCCCGTTAGGAATGGATGATACAGGAATCAGAAGCATCAAAGTAAGGCTTCTATGCTGATAAACACAAAGATACATTTTCTCTCCTGTATGTTGAAGCCAAACTGTTGGAGAGGCAAACACCCACGTACCAACTTCTGCACCCCATAAATCAGTGACAAGATAACCATCTTTTCCTTTAGACCATTTGTCACTCTGTAGGGGCCTCACAACATGATAGTGGTTATCTTCACCAGAGGACATATCAGATGAGCCATAAAAACTTTCAGACAAAGAGCTTGGATGGGCCATGTTAGACTCAGTGGCAACATTGGATGCAGAACTTCCTTTCCGTAAGTAGGACCAGGAACTTGTTCCAGAAGATAGAGCATGGGGAGTCAACCTTAGCACAGCATATGTGAATAAATTTATGGTGTCATCCTGACAAAAGAGTCAAGGTCAATTAAGTAACTTAATGAATGACCAAGCATCTTGCCCAATCAAATTCAGTAAGAATAAATTTGTACTAAACCTACAGGAGATAGACTTGTGGACACTAGCAGGTCTTGAAATAAAACCAAAGAGTAGCAGGGAGTGTTTCCAGAAGAAGATTCAAGCACCCTGACAAGGGACTGCCAAAACAAGAAGAAATCAACAAAATAGAATGCCATTAACATGCCAAACTTCTTCCTTTTTTCATCTAAACTTGCTGCAAATAGTCAATAGCTTAAGTGGGCAACGGATGCAAAATTAGGGAATGAAAACACACATTCCTAACAAATGAAAAGTTTAAAAACACTTATGTAACACACATGTACATCAAATGTAAATATGCAAGCATGTTTCATCTTAATCAACTAACCattgatgagtaattgttgaacATGAATTCAACCAATCCAGTTATTGAATCACATAATATTATCTTGATGATGGTGTATATCAAAATTTAGATAAATTCAACATTCATGAGTatgcaaaataatataataatcaacattaacttataatttaaaaaatatatttaaattaaaaataagtgacAGATGAAGCATcaactgtttttgtttttgtgacaACAAACTTTATAAACTTAATTTACTTTATAAGAACTGTGTGAGTATGCTAATAGTTACAATTGGTATGAGAAGATCACCACCTATATATAAATGAATCACAAATGATAACAGGTGCTATAGTGTAAGtaatttcatctttttcatttcatATTTACACTTACAATTGTTACTATTTAATAACAAGTGCTAGTTAATGATTTTGTGGGCTAATAAGTAGggaaagagataaaaaaggaaagtgGAAACAAAAGGATTAGATAACCACAAAACTTGTGCACTAACAATTTTGTTCTCTGTGACAACTCATAATCCTATCATTTTAGAATTGCTGTGATTCTGAGACAGCATTGTTAAGTCAATTAATAAGACACATCGGCCTCCTCCATATGTTCCTATATAGTTGGGTCCAGTATAAAATTAGAACACCATATTTTCTCCCTCTTCCAACTGAAAACCAAATTTTAAAGAAGCTTGTAATACCAAACTCAAATGTCTATTATccccaaaataaaatcatcgcaaTATGTATGCAAACAGGACTCTACGAGCAAGAGCAACCAGGAAAATAAGATAAGAGTGAAGCAGAGAGACAGAGATATTATAGATGATACACAAATCAACAGCACACTCAAGGCAATGGAAACATGTGAAataacaataaagaaaaaatacagCATAAAAAACACTGAAGCATTATCTCTATCGCCCTAGTTTTGGATGAGTTTTGTAGtttttcaaaccacaatttaaaacttATCTAACCTGAACCTCAATTGCAGCCTCACGACCTATTGTCAGCATCTGAACAGTTCCACGTTCCTTTAAGCAATCACGGAATGAAGG belongs to Glycine soja cultivar W05 chromosome 5, ASM419377v2, whole genome shotgun sequence and includes:
- the LOC114413681 gene encoding vacuolar fusion protein CCZ1 homolog B-like isoform X2, with amino-acid sequence MSVSSNSKESMELCIFDLRRGQHEGQELDKILFFFPAGLPFSKQLSVIGLSEGLITFTRIFSPEAACDVIEAERHSHVFYEAEPDIWIVMVADKSNDSEPIWRVDALRKVLKEIHSLFVMFHGSIRAMLEKEPGGGLTRRHLYTFIMDYLRACKKRSPWDTCCCDFLAGKKLLLPSFRDCLKERGTVQMLTIGREAAIEVQSLVRVLESSSGNTPCYSLVLFQDLLVSTSLSPDDTINLFTYAVLRLTPHALSSGTSSWSYLRKGSSASNVATESNMAHPSSLSESFYGSSDMSSGEDNHYHVVRPLQSDKWSKGKDGYLVTDLWGAEVGTWVFASPTVWLQHTGEKMYLCVYQHRSLTLMLLIPVSSIPNGEQGVSAVRQQVVENASLKILKVEEKLSKGWGGDNAYHVSGYRYLLVDGDRNVSRASPATKVTTLTKESLLAMNKLRQEVELEKSRAKLDSRNCEKDLEVCIRAKNNAWVISRVTRGKELYMVLEKANETLLYASDAVEKFSDRYCNGTFSLD
- the LOC114413681 gene encoding vacuolar fusion protein CCZ1 homolog B-like isoform X1 — its product is MSVSSNSKESMELCIFDLRRGQHEGQELDKILFFFPAGLPFSKQLSVIGLSEGLITFTRIFSPEAACDVIEAERHSHVFYEAEPDIWIVMVADKSNDSEPIWRVDALRKVLKEIHSLFVMFHGSIRAMLEKEPGGGLTRRHLYTFIMDYLRACKKRSPWDTCCCGNGEVAVSNDFLAGKKLLLPSFRDCLKERGTVQMLTIGREAAIEVQSLVRVLESSSGNTPCYSLVLFQDLLVSTSLSPDDTINLFTYAVLRLTPHALSSGTSSWSYLRKGSSASNVATESNMAHPSSLSESFYGSSDMSSGEDNHYHVVRPLQSDKWSKGKDGYLVTDLWGAEVGTWVFASPTVWLQHTGEKMYLCVYQHRSLTLMLLIPVSSIPNGEQGVSAVRQQVVENASLKILKVEEKLSKGWGGDNAYHVSGYRYLLVDGDRNVSRASPATKVTTLTKESLLAMNKLRQEVELEKSRAKLDSRNCEKDLEVCIRAKNNAWVISRVTRGKELYMVLEKANETLLYASDAVEKFSDRYCNGTFSLD
- the LOC114413681 gene encoding vacuolar fusion protein CCZ1 homolog B-like isoform X3, whose product is MSVSSNSKESMELCIFDLRRGQHEGQELDKILFFFPAGLPFSKQLSVIGLSEGLITFTRIFSPEAACDVIEAERHSHVFYEAEPDIWIVMVADKSNDSEPIWRVDALRKVLKEIHSLFVMFHGSIRAMLEKEPGGGLTRRHLYTFIMDYLRDFLAGKKLLLPSFRDCLKERGTVQMLTIGREAAIEVQSLVRVLESSSGNTPCYSLVLFQDLLVSTSLSPDDTINLFTYAVLRLTPHALSSGTSSWSYLRKGSSASNVATESNMAHPSSLSESFYGSSDMSSGEDNHYHVVRPLQSDKWSKGKDGYLVTDLWGAEVGTWVFASPTVWLQHTGEKMYLCVYQHRSLTLMLLIPVSSIPNGEQGVSAVRQQVVENASLKILKVEEKLSKGWGGDNAYHVSGYRYLLVDGDRNVSRASPATKVTTLTKESLLAMNKLRQEVELEKSRAKLDSRNCEKDLEVCIRAKNNAWVISRVTRGKELYMVLEKANETLLYASDAVEKFSDRYCNGTFSLD